The following proteins are co-located in the Solenopsis invicta isolate M01_SB chromosome 7, UNIL_Sinv_3.0, whole genome shotgun sequence genome:
- the LOC105195880 gene encoding zinc finger protein 493 isoform X2 — protein MTKIMNKEMPLSVEWMPQNVYMNNSLDHLLPGDRNQDYLIIKPEAEFFQSTLNSQSEQDKVVPLQVPLSPKEDKEIKEQSSCSDVLAPCRTDSLDQRLPITSIDVSKKLYNKGRIDVIEMAVDPAVSYKYFFVYEDQFSKFVVLKALHSNTAKEIAANLLDVLGIIGVPRVLQSGNGRKFAEQVVYELRLLWRDLFILHGDVSKCEVSCRDFKSLLESWMRMNPTRTWSEGLNFIQIVHNSTYRCQNGKVPYDILFTQNAYENFQGVEKDRGSLRTEEELIEYLSNKKDADVATVTEDTQNTSNSTNREENENVRDTQSENAFLKANDVNIFSYAHVKNESPANNACRTDSTSTDEIDVKNESKINEDTQSLKCKYCQKQYMKIGHLKNHMRTHNVKQVLHCKLCNKTFSVPRLYAKHVKQSHGQDKSIDDEKETPVSRNTRNNTNALTVISNKEKSVIQTTHETLDSETVNEDCDFSLNTKESSSKSSKSSSHSRRKLSAESRVSKILQCTYCKQKFSFPSVLERHMRSHTNERPYVCEVCNKSFKQLGHLSQHSLTHHDYRSFQCTVCGIKFDSLDLLKQHANSHKGDATSTTTSKIRDVYRLFECDSCKKVFTTKSVLERHIFTHTQERQYDCKVCGKRFKQAGHVKSHMLVHTGERRFQCTVCSKRFSLSNSLKKHMYVHNGEKPYQCDVCGARFLEKRNLNGHLLTHTNERPYCCKICGKRYTLADTLRRHVSAAHEDGRTYQCEICAKMFKQLAHLSVHKKVHNDERPFQCHLCEKNFKHKNVLKSHLAIHANVRPFECDVCKATFVRKTNLQTHISSAHMNERPYTCTICGKRFKQISHLNGHVVVHSNLMPYKCDYCDRRCNRLDNLKKHMRLHMKNKECESTLAN, from the exons AtgacaaaaataatgaataaggAAATGCCATTGAGTGTGGAATGGATGCCACAAAACGTGTATATGAACAATTCTCTGGATCACTTGCTGCCAGGAGATAGAAATCAGGACTACTTGATCATAAAACCGGAAGCAGAATTCTTTCAAAGCACTCTTAATTCACAGTCTGAGCAAGACAAAGTTGTGCCTCTACAAGTGCCTCTCTCACCTAAAGAGGACAAGGAAATCAAAGAACAAAGCAGCTGTTCAGATGTATTGGCA CCCTGTCGAACGGATTCTTTAGATCAGAGACTACCCATAACATCGATTGACGtttcgaaaaaattatataacaaaggtCGCATCGATGTAATAGAGATGGCAGTAGACCCAGCGgtcagttataaatattttttcgtttatgAAGATCAGTTTTCCAAGTTTGTTGTACTAAAGGCTCTCCATAGCAACACGGCCAAAGAGATCGCGGCAAATCTATTAGATGTATTAGGAATCATAGGGGTACCGCGAGTGCTACAGAGCGGCAATGGACGTAAGTTTGCTGAGCAAGTTGTATATGAGCTACGTTTGCTGTGGCGCGATTTGTTCATACTGCACGGGGACGTGTCTAAGTGCGAAGTTAGCTGCAGGGATTTTAAAAGCTTGCTTGAATCCTGGATGAGAATGAATCCAACTAGGACCTGGAGCGAAGGGCTGAACTTCATACAGATCGTTCATAACTCGACGTACCGCTGTCAAAACGGCAAAGTTCCATATGACATATTGTTCACGCAAAACGCATATGAGAATTTTCAAGGTGTAGAAAAGGATAGGGGCAGTTTAAGGACGGAAGAAGAATTGATTGAATATTTGTCGAATAAGAAGGACGCAGATGTGGCTACGGTGACAGAAGACACGCAGAATAcatcgaatagtactaat CgcgaagaaaatgaaaatgtacGAGATACACAGAGTGAAAACGCATTTTTGAAAGCCAATGATGTAAATATCTTTAGTTACGCCCATGTGAAGAATGAATCTCCGGCGAATAACGCATGCAGAACGGATTCCACTTCTACAGATGAAATAGACGTGAAGAATGAATCAAAAATCAACGAAGATACTCAATCCCTCAAATGCAAGTACTGCCAAAAGCAATATATGAAAATAGGGCATTTGAAAAATCACATGAGAACTCACAATGTGAAACAGGTTCTCCACTGTAAGCTGTGCAATAAAACATTTAGCGTTCCGAGATTATACGCAAAGCATGTGAAGCAATCGCATGGACAGGATAAATCAATCGATGACGAAAAAGAGACACCAGTCAGTAGAAATACGAGAAACAATACCAACGCATTAACGGTAATATCTAACAAAGAAAAGTCTGTAATCCAAACAACGCACGAAACATTGGATTCCGAGACGGTGAACGAAGACTGTGATTTCTCGTTGAATACGAAAGAATCCTCTAGCAAGAGCAGTAAGAGCTCCAGTCACAGTAGACGGAAGCTGTCTGCGGAGAGCCGCGTGTCGAAGATTTTACAGTGCACGTATTGCAAGCAAAAATTCAGCTTCCCGAGCGTGCTGGAGAGACATATGCGATCGCACACGAACGAACGACCGTACGTTTGCGAGGTGTGTAACAAGAGCTTCAAGCAGCTGGGCCATCTCAGTCAGCACTCACTGACCCATCACGATTATCGCTCGTTCCAATGCACGGTATGCGGTATAAAGTTTGATTCGTTAGATTTGCTGAAGCAACATGCGAACTCGCATAAAGGTGACGCGACATCGACGACGACATCCAAGATACGCGACGTATATCGTCTGTTCGAGTGCGATAGCTGCAAGAAAGTATTCACGACGAAGAGCGTGTTGGAGCGGCACATATTCACGCACACACAGGAACGTCAGTACGACTGTAAGGTATGTGGCAAGCGGTTCAAGCAGGCCGGTCACGTAAAGTCGCACATGCTAGTGCACACGGGCGAGCGTCGCTTTCAGTGCACCGTGTGCTCGAAACGCTTCAGTCTATCCAACTCATTGAAGAAGCACATGTACGTGCACAATGGCGAGAAGCCATATCAGTGTGACGTGTGCGGTGCGCGTTTTCTCGAGAAGCGCAATCTCAACGGCCACCTGCTGACGCACACCAACGAACGTCCGTACTGTTGTAAGATCTGTGGTAAACGGTACACCCTGGCGGACACTCTGCGCCGTCACGTTAGCGCCGCGCACGAAGATGGTCGTACGTATCAGTGCGAGATCTGTGCCAAGATGTTCAAGCAACTGGCACATCTATCGGTGCACAAGAAAGTGCACAACGACGAACGACCGTTCCAATGTCATCTGTGCGAAAAAAACTTCAAGCATAAGAATGTGCTCAAATCGCACCTGGCGATCCACGCGAACGTACGACCGTTCGAGTGCGATGTGTGCAAAGCAACGTTCGTCAGGAAGACAAATCTGCAGACGCATATCTCATCCGCGCACATGAACGAGCGTCCCTATACTTGCACTATCTGCGGCAAACGCTTCAAGCAGATTAGTCATCTGAACGGCCACGTGGTCGTGCACAGCAATCTGATGCCCTATAAGTGTGATTACTGCGACCGTCGGTGTAATCGACTCGACAATCTAAAGAAGCATATGCGCCTCCATATGAAGAATAAGGAGTGTGAAAGTACTTTGGCGAATTAA
- the LOC105195878 gene encoding calpain-7: MTQTLDDARLAARRAVQFDSNGQYEQALYYYDIATKLLTRLQLDGTYEDKLAEYRERILSIQRLVCEEEQNKHKSEPSHQSELQKCKFLMNQALDADEAGLKDIAVKLYTDAAELGLSTKTVDPEVKAKLTNLVRVAVERAEDLKGIKTTEDNGVMKSLAKLPSVPESSFPDTEQPIHSEQPVNAPSIAPVRDTRASLHRGSSGHLKVTGGSTNYSEEEKKVLLYSSHINDNEFVPFMSIDLAEKFQYAFPFTDKDGLLELAPKQKPDFAGWRRPEELYSDPKMVMGHHVDYFSIKQTVVSDCSFVASLAVSAQYEKKFGRRFITSIIYPKNKNKEPIYNPFGKYMVKLHINGIPRKVIIDDLLPVSRYNQLLCSYSSNRGELWISLLEKAYMKVMGGYDFPGSNSNIDLHALTGWIPERWAIRPNEVDFNKDNLFDVLLLRLHKGDVLVTVATGELSDLDTDRTGLVPSHAYAVLDVRKINGERLLQLKNPWSHLRWRGNYSELDIKHWTQDLKETLNYDPESASVFDNGVFWIDYDSICRFFDVFYLNWNPGLFNYTYCIHQMWKAGIGPVRDAYNIGDNPQFSLEVQSKGSGAVWILLTRHITDIADFRQNQEYITVLIYRNDGKRVYYPHDPPPYIDGVRINSPHYLCKIKLGDQSDAKYTLVISQYEKTNTIYYTLRAYGTCPFILRKIPQLYKYEKEVTGQWKNITAGGCGNHPTYVNNPRYQIVLESANNNNYLLIILKGPKQYQIGFDINTVVLNDTNAGTAFKTKSSGPFRSGFVYLELEDVPAGTYHIIPATYVPGQEGPFFLICKSSCNLQLQLL, encoded by the exons ATGACGCAAACCTTGGACGATGCGCGACTTGCTGCTCGTAGAGCGGTACAATTTGATAGCAATGGCCAATATGAACAAGCTCTGTATTATTACGACATTGCTACTAAACTTCTTACTAGATTGCAATTAGATGGCACATACGAAGACAAATTGGCGGAGTATCGTGAGAGGATTTTATCGATACAACGTCTAG tttgtgAGGAGGAACAGAATAAGCATAAGTCAGAACCTTCACATCAGTCTGAGCTACAGAAATGTAAATTTCTCATGAACCAAGCATTAGATGCGGATGAAGCAGGATTGAAAGACATTGCAGTAAAGTTATATACTGATGCTGCTGAACTTGGCCTTAGTACA AAAACTGTTGACCCAGAAGTAAAAGCAAAGTTAACAAATCTTGTCAGAGTTGCTGTTGAACGGGCAGAGGATTTAAAAGGTATCAAAACTACTGAGGATAATGGTGTTATGAAAAGTCTTGCTAAACTGCCCTCTGTACCAGAAAGCAGTTTTCCAGATACTGAACAGCCAATACATTCAGAACAGCCAGTAAATGCTCCATCAATTGCTCCAG TGAGAGATACCAGAGCCTCGCTTCATCGAGGAAGCAGCGGACATCTCAAAGTAACCGGTGGTAGTACCAATTAtagtgaagaagaaaaaaaagtgctGCTCTACAGCTCTCACATAAATGATAATGAATTTGTACCATTTATGAGCATTGATCTTGctgaaaaatttcaatatgcTTTTCCATTTACGGATAAAGATGGATTATTAGAGTTAGCGCCAAAACAAAAACCTGATTTCGCTGGATGGCGCCGACCAGAAGAATTATATTCCGATCCTAAAATGGTCATGGGCCATCATGTTGATTACTTCAGCATAAAACAGACT gTTGTTTCTGATTGTTCATTTGTTGCTTCCTTGGCTGTGAGTGCTCAATATGAGAAAAAGTTTGGACGAAGGTTCATAACATCCATTATTTatcctaaaaataaaaacaaggaaCCGATATATAATCCatttg GAAAATACATGGTGAAACTACACATCAATGGCATTCCACGTAAAGTAATAATAGATGATCTTCTGCCTGTAAGCCGATACAACCAATTACTCTGTTCCTACTCTAGCAATCGTGGGGAGCTATGGATTTCTTTACTCGAGAAGGCTTATATGAAAGTAATGGGGGGTTACGATTTTCCTGGGTCAAATAGC AATATAGATTTGcatgccttaactggctggataCCTGAGAGATGGGCAATAAGACCAAACGAAGTAGATTTTAATAAGgataatttatttgatgtatTACTATTACGACTTCATAAGGGAGACGTGCTAGTCACTGTAGCCACAGGAGAGTTATCAGATTTGGACACAGATCGTACTGGCCTTGTACCAAGTCATGCATACGCTGTCCTTGATGTGAGAAAGATTAAT GGAGAAAGACTACTACAATTGAAAAATCCTTGGTCCCATTTGCGATGGAGAGGCAATTATTCTGAACTTGATATAAAACACTGGACTCAGGATTTGAAGGAGACATTAAATTATGATCCGGAATCTGCTTCAGTATTTGATAACGGCGTTTTTTGGATTGATTATGATAGTATATGTCGATTCTttgatgtattttatttaaattggaaTCCAGGActatttaattatacttattgCATACATCA AATGTGGAAAGCTGGTATTGGGCCTGTAAGAGATGCATACAATATTGGTGACAATCCACAATTCTCATTAGAAGTGCAGAGTAAAGGATCTGGTGCTGTCTGGATACTTCTTACAAGGCATATTACAGACATAGCAGATTTTCGACAAAATCAAGAATATATTACAGTTTTAATTTATCGTAACGATGGAAAAAGAGTGTATTATCCGC ATGATCCACCACCATACATCGATGGTGTGAGAATAAATAGCCCacattatttgtgtaaaattaaactCGGAGATCAAAGTGATGCAAAATATACTTTGGTCATATCTCAGTATGAGAAAACaaatactatttattatacGCTCCGTGCATATGGAACGTGTCCATTTATATTACGAAAAATACCTCagctttataaatatgaaaaagag GTTACGGGTCAATGGAAGAACATCACAGCGGGGGGCTGCGGCAATCATCCCACTTATGTGAACAATCCACGATATCAAATAGTGCTCGAAAGTgctaacaataataattatttgttaattattttgaaaggaCCTAAACAGTATCAAATAGGCTTTGACATTAACACTGTTGTTTTGAATGATACAAATGCAGGAACTgcatttaaaacaaaaagttcCGGACCATTTAG ATCTGGATTTGTATATTTGGAACTGGAAGATGTACCTGCAGGAACGTATCATATTATTCCTGCAACATATGTACCTGGTCAAGAGGGAccattctttttaatttgtaaatcttCTTGTAATTTGCAACTACAACttctttaa
- the LOC105195880 gene encoding zinc finger protein 493 isoform X1 — translation MTKIMNKEMPLSVEWMPQNVYMNNSLDHLLPGDRNQDYLIIKPEAEFFQSTLNSQSEQDKVVPLQVPLSPKEDKEIKEQSSCSDVLAPCRTDSLDQRLPITSIDVSKKLYNKGRIDVIEMAVDPAVSYKYFFVYEDQFSKFVVLKALHSNTAKEIAANLLDVLGIIGVPRVLQSGNGRKFAEQVVYELRLLWRDLFILHGDVSKCEVSCRDFKSLLESWMRMNPTRTWSEGLNFIQIVHNSTYRCQNGKVPYDILFTQNAYENFQGVEKDRGSLRTEEELIEYLSNKKDADVATVTEDTQNTSNSTNQREENENVRDTQSENAFLKANDVNIFSYAHVKNESPANNACRTDSTSTDEIDVKNESKINEDTQSLKCKYCQKQYMKIGHLKNHMRTHNVKQVLHCKLCNKTFSVPRLYAKHVKQSHGQDKSIDDEKETPVSRNTRNNTNALTVISNKEKSVIQTTHETLDSETVNEDCDFSLNTKESSSKSSKSSSHSRRKLSAESRVSKILQCTYCKQKFSFPSVLERHMRSHTNERPYVCEVCNKSFKQLGHLSQHSLTHHDYRSFQCTVCGIKFDSLDLLKQHANSHKGDATSTTTSKIRDVYRLFECDSCKKVFTTKSVLERHIFTHTQERQYDCKVCGKRFKQAGHVKSHMLVHTGERRFQCTVCSKRFSLSNSLKKHMYVHNGEKPYQCDVCGARFLEKRNLNGHLLTHTNERPYCCKICGKRYTLADTLRRHVSAAHEDGRTYQCEICAKMFKQLAHLSVHKKVHNDERPFQCHLCEKNFKHKNVLKSHLAIHANVRPFECDVCKATFVRKTNLQTHISSAHMNERPYTCTICGKRFKQISHLNGHVVVHSNLMPYKCDYCDRRCNRLDNLKKHMRLHMKNKECESTLAN, via the exons AtgacaaaaataatgaataaggAAATGCCATTGAGTGTGGAATGGATGCCACAAAACGTGTATATGAACAATTCTCTGGATCACTTGCTGCCAGGAGATAGAAATCAGGACTACTTGATCATAAAACCGGAAGCAGAATTCTTTCAAAGCACTCTTAATTCACAGTCTGAGCAAGACAAAGTTGTGCCTCTACAAGTGCCTCTCTCACCTAAAGAGGACAAGGAAATCAAAGAACAAAGCAGCTGTTCAGATGTATTGGCA CCCTGTCGAACGGATTCTTTAGATCAGAGACTACCCATAACATCGATTGACGtttcgaaaaaattatataacaaaggtCGCATCGATGTAATAGAGATGGCAGTAGACCCAGCGgtcagttataaatattttttcgtttatgAAGATCAGTTTTCCAAGTTTGTTGTACTAAAGGCTCTCCATAGCAACACGGCCAAAGAGATCGCGGCAAATCTATTAGATGTATTAGGAATCATAGGGGTACCGCGAGTGCTACAGAGCGGCAATGGACGTAAGTTTGCTGAGCAAGTTGTATATGAGCTACGTTTGCTGTGGCGCGATTTGTTCATACTGCACGGGGACGTGTCTAAGTGCGAAGTTAGCTGCAGGGATTTTAAAAGCTTGCTTGAATCCTGGATGAGAATGAATCCAACTAGGACCTGGAGCGAAGGGCTGAACTTCATACAGATCGTTCATAACTCGACGTACCGCTGTCAAAACGGCAAAGTTCCATATGACATATTGTTCACGCAAAACGCATATGAGAATTTTCAAGGTGTAGAAAAGGATAGGGGCAGTTTAAGGACGGAAGAAGAATTGATTGAATATTTGTCGAATAAGAAGGACGCAGATGTGGCTACGGTGACAGAAGACACGCAGAATAcatcgaatagtactaat CAGCgcgaagaaaatgaaaatgtacGAGATACACAGAGTGAAAACGCATTTTTGAAAGCCAATGATGTAAATATCTTTAGTTACGCCCATGTGAAGAATGAATCTCCGGCGAATAACGCATGCAGAACGGATTCCACTTCTACAGATGAAATAGACGTGAAGAATGAATCAAAAATCAACGAAGATACTCAATCCCTCAAATGCAAGTACTGCCAAAAGCAATATATGAAAATAGGGCATTTGAAAAATCACATGAGAACTCACAATGTGAAACAGGTTCTCCACTGTAAGCTGTGCAATAAAACATTTAGCGTTCCGAGATTATACGCAAAGCATGTGAAGCAATCGCATGGACAGGATAAATCAATCGATGACGAAAAAGAGACACCAGTCAGTAGAAATACGAGAAACAATACCAACGCATTAACGGTAATATCTAACAAAGAAAAGTCTGTAATCCAAACAACGCACGAAACATTGGATTCCGAGACGGTGAACGAAGACTGTGATTTCTCGTTGAATACGAAAGAATCCTCTAGCAAGAGCAGTAAGAGCTCCAGTCACAGTAGACGGAAGCTGTCTGCGGAGAGCCGCGTGTCGAAGATTTTACAGTGCACGTATTGCAAGCAAAAATTCAGCTTCCCGAGCGTGCTGGAGAGACATATGCGATCGCACACGAACGAACGACCGTACGTTTGCGAGGTGTGTAACAAGAGCTTCAAGCAGCTGGGCCATCTCAGTCAGCACTCACTGACCCATCACGATTATCGCTCGTTCCAATGCACGGTATGCGGTATAAAGTTTGATTCGTTAGATTTGCTGAAGCAACATGCGAACTCGCATAAAGGTGACGCGACATCGACGACGACATCCAAGATACGCGACGTATATCGTCTGTTCGAGTGCGATAGCTGCAAGAAAGTATTCACGACGAAGAGCGTGTTGGAGCGGCACATATTCACGCACACACAGGAACGTCAGTACGACTGTAAGGTATGTGGCAAGCGGTTCAAGCAGGCCGGTCACGTAAAGTCGCACATGCTAGTGCACACGGGCGAGCGTCGCTTTCAGTGCACCGTGTGCTCGAAACGCTTCAGTCTATCCAACTCATTGAAGAAGCACATGTACGTGCACAATGGCGAGAAGCCATATCAGTGTGACGTGTGCGGTGCGCGTTTTCTCGAGAAGCGCAATCTCAACGGCCACCTGCTGACGCACACCAACGAACGTCCGTACTGTTGTAAGATCTGTGGTAAACGGTACACCCTGGCGGACACTCTGCGCCGTCACGTTAGCGCCGCGCACGAAGATGGTCGTACGTATCAGTGCGAGATCTGTGCCAAGATGTTCAAGCAACTGGCACATCTATCGGTGCACAAGAAAGTGCACAACGACGAACGACCGTTCCAATGTCATCTGTGCGAAAAAAACTTCAAGCATAAGAATGTGCTCAAATCGCACCTGGCGATCCACGCGAACGTACGACCGTTCGAGTGCGATGTGTGCAAAGCAACGTTCGTCAGGAAGACAAATCTGCAGACGCATATCTCATCCGCGCACATGAACGAGCGTCCCTATACTTGCACTATCTGCGGCAAACGCTTCAAGCAGATTAGTCATCTGAACGGCCACGTGGTCGTGCACAGCAATCTGATGCCCTATAAGTGTGATTACTGCGACCGTCGGTGTAATCGACTCGACAATCTAAAGAAGCATATGCGCCTCCATATGAAGAATAAGGAGTGTGAAAGTACTTTGGCGAATTAA